The DNA window TCGTTGGCTCATCCATCAACAAAATGTTATGACGACCCAACATCAGCTTGCCGTAGGTCATCCGACCTTTTTCACCACCGGACAACACTTTTACTGATTTTTTGACATCGTCGCCACTGAACAACAACCGTCCCAGAATCGAGCGAACCGCCTGATCGTCATCGCCTTCTTGCGTCCACGCGCCCATCCAGTCAGTCAGCGTGATATCGACAGCAAAGTTTTCGGTAGGATCTTGCGGCATATAACCAACGTTGGCGTTTTCCGCCCACTTTACCAAGCCAGTATCCGGCTCTAACGCGCAAACATCCGGCCCGCCGATACTGCGCAACAATGTTGTTTTACCGGCACCGTTGGCGCCGATGATCGCAATACGCTCGCCAGCCTCGACCATGATGCTAAAGTTTTTAAATAGAGTGCGGTCATAGCTCTTGCCAATGCTTTGCACATCCACCGCCAGACGATGGAGTTTTTTCTCGCCATCGAAACGGATAAAGGGATTAGCACGGCTGGAAGGTTTCAGATCTTCGACCTTGATTTTTTCGATTTGCTTGGCACGCGAAGTCGCCTGACGCGCCTTAGATTTATTCGCCGCAAAACGACGTACAAAGTCCTGCAATTCTGCGACCTTGTCCTTGGCTTTGGCATTTACGGATAATTGCTGGGCCCGCGCTTGCGTCGACGCCAACATATAGTCATCGTAATTACCCGGATATACCTTCAATGTGCCGTAATCCATATCGGCCATGTGGGTACAAACCTGATTCAAGAAGTGACGATCATGGGAAATGATGATCATGGTCGAATTGCGCTGATTCAGCACGTCTTCTAACCAGCGAATGGTGTTGATATCCAAGTTATTGGTTGGCTCATCCAGCAGCAAAATATCTGGATTAGAGAACAGCGCCTGTGCCAGCAATACGCGCAACTTCCAGCCCGGTGCGACATTGCTCATTGGACCTTTATGTTGATCCATGGCAACGCCAACCCCTAACAACAACTCCCCGGCACGCGATTCGGCGGTGTAACCGTCGTATTCTGCGAATTTTGCCTCTAGTTCGGCGGCCTTCATGTAGTCATCGTCGGTGGCTTCGGGATTAGCATAAATCGCATCGCGCTCAGCCATCGCTGCCCACATCTCGGTGTGGCCCATCATTACGACATCGAGCACGCGCATTTCTTCAAACGCGAACTGATCCTGACGCAATTTACCCAAACGCTCATGCGGGTCTAGCATCACATTGCCAGCCGACGGGTCCAGATCGCTGCCCAAAATCTTCATGAAAGTTGACTTACCGCAACCATTGGCGCCAATCAAGCCATAACGGTTGCCATCGCCAAATTTAACTGAAATGTTTTCAAACAACGGCTTGGCGCCGAACTGCATCGTAATATTTGCGGTGGATAACACGGAAAAAAGCCTTTAAAACAATGTGGAATAACCGCGTATTTTACCAGACCGCATTAAACCCGGATGCTTCAGCGTCTGAGATGATCGTTTTCTCAGCGATATTTCGTCTAAAAAGAAGGCTTTGCACGCGTTTTTGCAACATATTTCTATGCGGTTTGCACTTTTCCCTGCGCTTTGCCACCGATCGCCAATAAGCGTTGTGCAAGACAAAATATAAACAATAGAGCGCCAATCACAATCTTGGTCCACCACGAGCTTAAGGTCCCGTCAAACGAAATCAGCGTCTGGATGACGCCCAAAATCAACACGCCCGATAACGTTCCGGCGACATAACCATAGCCGCCGCTTAATAAAGTCCCGCCGATTACCACCGCTGCAATCGCATCCAGCTCCGCACCCTGCGCATGCAAACCATAGCCGGACAGCATATACAACGAGAAAAGGACACCGGCAAGCGCGGCGCAAAAACCGCTAAACGCATAAATCAATACTTTTGTACGTCCTACTGGCAAGCCCATCAGCAACGCGGACTCTTCGTTACCGCCGATGGCGTACACAGCCCGACCAAAGCGCGTGTAGTGCGCCAGATAAATTGCCACCGCCAGCATTACTAGCGCAATCACCACACTCGGCGAAATGAACGCGCCAAAGAAGGTCAAGCGCGCCTGCGATAACGAGACGTATAGCGGATTATCAATCGTGATCGAATTGATGCTGATCAGATAGCAAAGACCGCGCGCAAAAAACATCCCTGCCAGCGTCACGATAAACGCCTGCAATTTAAAGAAATGAATTAACGCGCCCATCACCGCGCCAAACGCCGTACCGATCAGCAGTACGCACAGCATGACGAACAACGGCGGCCAGTGTAGACTTTGCAACAAATAAGCTGAAATCATCGTGGTTAGCGCCAGTACCGAACCGACCGATAAATCAATCCCGCCAGAAAGAATGACAAAGGTCATACCGATGCCGATGACTAACAAATAGGCGTTATCGATCAGCAGATTCAGCATTACTTGCAACGAGAAAAAGCCGGTATAAGCAAACGCGCCAAGGCCAAACATAATGACAAATAAGACGACCGTAATCACCGAGGTAAAATACGGCGAATTCAGCATTGGGCGCAGGCCCGCAGAAGGAAGATGCATCATTTTTTACTCGCCGCATAAAATTCGCTAAACCGGCGCATTCCTGCCCGGGAAAAGTGCCAGCGAAATTGGGGGGACTGCGATAAGCAGACGATGAATACCACGATCGATTTAACGACCATATTGACTTCGGGCGGGACGCCTATCGAATAAATCGTGTAAGTCAGCGTCTGAATAATCAATGCGCCGATGACGCTGCCAACCAAACTGAACTTGCCGCCGGTCAGTGCAGTACCGCCCAAAGTCACCGCCAGAATCGCATCGAGTTCCATCAGCAATCCGGCATTATTAGCGTCGGCACTTTTAATATTGGCGCTGATCATCAGCCCCGCCATACCGGCACACGCGCTACAAAACATGTACACAAAAAAGATCAGCGCAGAAGTTTTAATGCCTGCCAGACGCGACGCCAC is part of the Glaciimonas sp. PCH181 genome and encodes:
- a CDS encoding ABC-F family ATPase, which codes for MLSTANITMQFGAKPLFENISVKFGDGNRYGLIGANGCGKSTFMKILGSDLDPSAGNVMLDPHERLGKLRQDQFAFEEMRVLDVVMMGHTEMWAAMAERDAIYANPEATDDDYMKAAELEAKFAEYDGYTAESRAGELLLGVGVAMDQHKGPMSNVAPGWKLRVLLAQALFSNPDILLLDEPTNNLDINTIRWLEDVLNQRNSTMIIISHDRHFLNQVCTHMADMDYGTLKVYPGNYDDYMLASTQARAQQLSVNAKAKDKVAELQDFVRRFAANKSKARQATSRAKQIEKIKVEDLKPSSRANPFIRFDGEKKLHRLAVDVQSIGKSYDRTLFKNFSIMVEAGERIAIIGANGAGKTTLLRSIGGPDVCALEPDTGLVKWAENANVGYMPQDPTENFAVDITLTDWMGAWTQEGDDDQAVRSILGRLLFSGDDVKKSVKVLSGGEKGRMTYGKLMLGRHNILLMDEPTNHMDMESIESLNIALDKYAGTLIFVSHDREFVSSLATRILEVKENEVIDFRGNYEDYLSSQGIE
- the yjfF gene encoding galactofuranose ABC transporter, permease protein YjfF, producing the protein MMHLPSAGLRPMLNSPYFTSVITVVLFVIMFGLGAFAYTGFFSLQVMLNLLIDNAYLLVIGIGMTFVILSGGIDLSVGSVLALTTMISAYLLQSLHWPPLFVMLCVLLIGTAFGAVMGALIHFFKLQAFIVTLAGMFFARGLCYLISINSITIDNPLYVSLSQARLTFFGAFISPSVVIALVMLAVAIYLAHYTRFGRAVYAIGGNEESALLMGLPVGRTKVLIYAFSGFCAALAGVLFSLYMLSGYGLHAQGAELDAIAAVVIGGTLLSGGYGYVAGTLSGVLILGVIQTLISFDGTLSSWWTKIVIGALLFIFCLAQRLLAIGGKAQGKVQTA